A window of the Tunturibacter empetritectus genome harbors these coding sequences:
- a CDS encoding acetyl-CoA carboxylase carboxyltransferase subunit alpha, with amino-acid sequence MAEHETGRTAHSQAVSAPTPEAWIKTELARHPQRPYPMDFIAALFTDFSEIHGDRAFGDDAAMSCGMAVFHGEPVMVIGNLKGRTLKERVARKFGSPDPEGYRKALRAMKIAEKFGRPVFTFLDLAGANPGIGAEERGQGEAIARSLLEMSRLRVPTIATITGEGGSGGALALAVADRVLMLENAIYSVISPEGCASIMWKDASKKQQAATALKYTAVDVKLLGCVDEVLPEPWGGTQNNPEEAMTLVDERLRGNLAELRALPLETLLEQRYTKFRNIAQFYTTV; translated from the coding sequence ATGGCAGAACACGAGACAGGAAGAACAGCGCACTCCCAGGCAGTATCCGCACCGACTCCCGAAGCGTGGATTAAGACGGAGCTGGCGCGGCACCCCCAGCGCCCCTACCCGATGGATTTCATTGCAGCATTGTTTACCGACTTCAGCGAGATCCATGGCGACCGCGCCTTTGGCGACGATGCCGCGATGAGTTGTGGGATGGCGGTCTTTCACGGCGAACCGGTGATGGTGATCGGGAACCTGAAGGGGAGGACGCTGAAGGAACGGGTGGCGCGGAAGTTTGGCAGCCCCGATCCAGAAGGGTATCGCAAGGCTCTGCGGGCGATGAAGATTGCTGAAAAGTTTGGCAGGCCTGTGTTTACCTTCCTCGACCTCGCTGGAGCGAATCCTGGCATCGGGGCGGAGGAGCGCGGGCAGGGGGAGGCAATCGCACGGAGTCTGCTGGAGATGTCCCGATTGCGGGTGCCCACCATCGCCACGATTACGGGTGAGGGTGGATCGGGCGGAGCACTAGCGCTGGCGGTAGCCGATCGAGTGTTGATGCTCGAAAACGCGATCTACTCGGTGATCTCTCCTGAGGGATGCGCGTCGATTATGTGGAAGGATGCCAGCAAGAAGCAGCAGGCAGCGACGGCGTTGAAGTACACCGCCGTGGACGTCAAATTACTTGGCTGTGTCGATGAGGTATTGCCTGAGCCGTGGGGTGGGACGCAGAACAATCCGGAAGAGGCCATGACATTGGTCGACGAAAGACTGCGGGGCAACCTCGCAGAGCTTCGGGCACTGCCGCTCGAGACCCTGCTTGAGCAGCGCTACACCAAGTTTCGTAATATCGCACAGTTTTACACCACCGTTTAG
- a CDS encoding alpha/beta hydrolase, which yields MMTQTSSSQTPSSQIRSIDDLHGPTGRLEALLNTGRDDASYAALVCHPHPSGGGTMHNKVVYHAMKAFLSFGLPVLRFNFRGVGLSEGAHDHGLGEQDDVLAALDWLQHNLDRPILFAGFSFGSNVGLRACCGDPRVKGLVGLGVPVHAEGRDYTYKFLPNCTQPKLFISGDHDQYGPRDILEGVFERAPEPKRLVWISDADHFFQGTTASPNPKLDLMQAEIRLWLQSVFSLS from the coding sequence ATGATGACGCAAACTTCCAGCTCCCAGACCCCTAGCTCACAGATCCGTTCCATCGACGATCTCCACGGCCCCACCGGTCGCCTCGAAGCCCTTCTCAACACAGGTCGCGACGATGCCTCGTATGCTGCGCTCGTCTGCCATCCGCACCCCTCGGGAGGCGGAACCATGCACAACAAAGTGGTCTATCACGCCATGAAGGCCTTCTTATCCTTCGGCCTTCCCGTCCTTCGCTTCAACTTCCGTGGCGTAGGCCTCAGTGAAGGCGCTCACGATCACGGGCTCGGAGAACAGGACGACGTCCTCGCAGCTCTCGACTGGTTACAACACAATCTCGACCGTCCCATCCTCTTCGCCGGCTTCTCCTTCGGCTCGAACGTCGGGCTGCGAGCCTGCTGTGGTGATCCCCGCGTGAAGGGTCTCGTCGGCCTCGGCGTTCCCGTCCACGCAGAGGGCCGCGACTACACCTATAAGTTTCTGCCTAATTGCACCCAACCCAAGCTCTTTATCAGCGGCGACCACGACCAATACGGCCCACGCGACATTCTCGAAGGCGTCTTTGAAAGAGCGCCTGAACCAAAGCGCCTGGTCTGGATCTCAGACGCCGACCACTTTTTTCAGGGAACCACCGCGTCGCCCAACCCGAAGCTCGATCTGATGCAGGCCGAGATTCGCCTCTGGTTGCAGAGCGTATTCAGCTTAAGTTAG
- a CDS encoding DUF3592 domain-containing protein — MVGIFFIDAISRRLRRKNREKKLCLAAQWPVAKAEINHWQVLSADEDVVSPGVTYQIEAGFHFKINGEYYGGYLRSVALTHHEAESKSTGSPSVNIRYNPANPDETAVLAEDNLGSLPFRILSG; from the coding sequence ATGGTCGGCATCTTTTTCATCGACGCAATCAGCCGCAGGCTCCGGCGCAAAAATCGCGAGAAGAAACTTTGCCTCGCCGCTCAATGGCCTGTCGCCAAGGCCGAAATCAACCACTGGCAAGTCCTCTCCGCCGACGAAGACGTGGTCTCACCTGGGGTCACCTACCAGATCGAAGCCGGTTTCCACTTCAAGATCAACGGGGAATACTATGGCGGCTATCTTCGCAGCGTAGCTCTCACTCATCATGAAGCCGAGTCGAAGTCGACCGGCAGCCCCTCGGTAAACATCCGCTACAACCCCGCCAATCCAGACGAGACGGCCGTACTCGCCGAAGACAACCTGGGAAGTCTACCCTTCCGCATCCTCTCCGGCTGA
- a CDS encoding M20/M25/M40 family metallo-hydrolase — MAIDPIELTKQLVNIESTTYHEGLAGAFLYDYLGAQHYEVERTAVEQPDRASTPGAGSGERFNVYAAMPGVAPDVVLSTHMDTVPPFFGCTEDDEFLYGRGTCDAKGIVAAQVAAADRLRDGGVKVGLLFVVGEERDSAGAAVANLSPKGSRFLINGEPTDNRLALASKGALRVELRAKGRMAHSAYPELGESAIDKLIEALHDVLAMPLPVEPEIGPSTLNIGLIEGGRAPNVIADKAEAHILVRLVGPSEEVRRSIVAAVGDRADVEFSLDLPFVRMRKVGQLPTMIAKFTTDIPKLTAWGEPFLLGPGSIHVAHTPNEKIAKKELLDCVDLYVRLAEELVRS; from the coding sequence ATGGCGATTGACCCTATCGAACTGACGAAACAGCTAGTAAATATTGAGTCCACTACGTATCACGAGGGTCTTGCCGGTGCGTTTCTTTATGATTATCTGGGGGCGCAGCATTACGAGGTGGAGCGAACGGCGGTTGAGCAGCCGGACCGTGCCAGTACCCCGGGAGCAGGCAGTGGGGAGCGGTTCAATGTGTACGCCGCCATGCCTGGGGTCGCGCCGGATGTGGTGCTTTCGACCCACATGGATACGGTTCCTCCCTTCTTTGGCTGCACGGAGGACGACGAGTTTTTGTATGGCAGGGGAACCTGCGATGCAAAGGGAATTGTTGCGGCACAGGTTGCGGCGGCGGATCGGCTGCGCGATGGCGGAGTGAAGGTTGGATTGCTTTTTGTGGTGGGGGAGGAGCGGGATTCGGCGGGCGCTGCTGTCGCCAACTTATCTCCGAAGGGTTCGCGGTTTTTGATCAATGGAGAGCCGACGGATAACCGGCTGGCGCTGGCATCGAAGGGCGCGTTGCGGGTTGAACTGAGGGCGAAGGGCCGCATGGCGCACTCTGCCTATCCTGAGCTGGGGGAGTCGGCTATCGATAAGTTGATAGAAGCGCTGCATGATGTTCTGGCGATGCCGTTGCCGGTTGAGCCGGAGATCGGCCCTTCGACGTTGAACATCGGATTGATTGAAGGGGGGCGAGCTCCGAATGTAATCGCGGATAAGGCAGAGGCACATATTCTGGTTCGCCTGGTGGGGCCTTCGGAGGAAGTGAGGAGATCGATCGTTGCGGCCGTCGGCGACAGGGCGGATGTTGAGTTCAGCCTCGATCTACCATTTGTCAGGATGCGGAAGGTTGGGCAGCTGCCGACGATGATTGCAAAGTTTACGACGGATATTCCGAAGCTGACGGCCTGGGGTGAGCCGTTCCTGTTGGGGCCCGGGTCGATTCATGTAGCACATACGCCAAATGAAAAGATCGCAAAGAAAGAACTGTTGGACTGTGTCGATCTCTATGTGCGGTTGGCGGAGGAGTTGGTTCGGTCGTAG
- a CDS encoding CPBP family intramembrane glutamic endopeptidase, with protein sequence MQSLNSTHSGRSERTLQLALFVTSATWFVASDILAGRSARGLSERFGLDAERPLLAALFLLFLLAVGFSILQAIAHRQSSLREVLGLPRRVTSRREWTLGVAVGWGCVVLAVLPMTLTGKLDVQLWLQPRAIWLLLLNLGTLAVAALAEEVAFRGYPFRRLIEAMGPVAATIGMSLFFGLGHALNPGATWTSVFVTMLAGLLLSVAWLRTHGLWLPWGLHFAWNASIGILFGLPISGISDFSSVVQTRSFGPLWLTGGNYGPEGAVFTAFVLLIAVAVLVRITRDYAWDYTHKPIVAGGYAIEIPPPPAHAAMEQEAKPAAVPSLVQILPATPQSRSVGEEPKL encoded by the coding sequence TTGCAATCCCTCAATTCGACACACTCAGGCCGCTCTGAGCGCACGCTGCAGCTGGCGCTCTTCGTAACATCTGCGACCTGGTTTGTGGCTTCCGATATTCTGGCGGGACGTTCGGCGCGTGGCCTTTCGGAGCGATTTGGGCTTGACGCGGAGAGACCTCTGCTGGCGGCGCTTTTTCTTCTTTTTTTGTTGGCGGTCGGGTTTTCGATCTTGCAGGCTATTGCCCATCGGCAGTCTTCGCTTCGGGAGGTTCTGGGTCTTCCAAGGCGAGTGACATCGCGGCGGGAGTGGACCCTTGGGGTCGCTGTTGGCTGGGGTTGCGTGGTGCTGGCCGTTCTTCCTATGACTCTGACGGGAAAGTTGGATGTCCAGCTGTGGTTGCAGCCGCGGGCGATCTGGCTGCTGCTTTTGAATCTTGGAACTCTTGCGGTCGCGGCTCTGGCCGAGGAGGTAGCATTTCGCGGCTATCCCTTTCGGCGCTTGATTGAAGCGATGGGACCAGTAGCGGCGACAATTGGAATGTCTCTTTTCTTTGGGCTCGGACATGCACTGAATCCGGGGGCTACGTGGACGAGCGTCTTTGTGACGATGCTAGCTGGCCTGCTGCTGTCGGTGGCGTGGCTGCGGACCCACGGATTGTGGCTACCGTGGGGACTTCACTTTGCCTGGAACGCCAGCATCGGCATCCTGTTTGGCCTTCCAATCAGCGGAATCAGTGACTTCTCGAGCGTGGTGCAGACGCGGTCCTTCGGTCCACTGTGGCTGACGGGAGGGAACTACGGACCCGAGGGAGCGGTTTTCACGGCTTTCGTTTTGCTGATCGCAGTGGCGGTTTTGGTCCGTATCACTCGCGATTATGCATGGGACTACACCCATAAACCCATTGTTGCGGGCGGCTATGCGATCGAGATTCCGCCACCTCCGGCACATGCGGCGATGGAGCAGGAGGCAAAACCGGCCGCTGTGCCATCCTTGGTTCAGATTTTGCCGGCCACTCCCCAATCGCGATCGGTTGGCGAGGAACCGAAGCTCTAG
- the dnaE gene encoding DNA polymerase III subunit alpha, protein MAAEFTHLHLHTDYSLLDGACDVDKLAGHLSKIGQTAAAMTDHGNIYGAVHFFEAMQKKGIKPILGCELYICKNDDHRAAPEGDKYNHLLVLAENQEGYRNLVRLTSEAALHGFYRKPRVSKDFLAKHSEGLIGFSGCLAGEVNQFLMEDKYEEAKRIAGFYQDLFGKGNYFLEIQDHGLAPDKGVCDALFKMERELDIPLIATNDSHYVASDDSRAHEILLCVQTAGSMNDPKRFKFDTQEFYIKSAEEMLRTFSQNPEVCTRTMQFIERCNVKMLKVDNPFPDFNVPEGETLDTYFEQVCRKGLEMRLETAVAHLRSRGLLKKTIPEYHERLDRELNIIKQMKFPGYFMIVWDFIKYAREQRIPVGPGRGSAAGSLVAYVMQITDIDPLQNELLFERFLNPERVSMPDIDIDFCMNRRGEVIEYVNRKYGRDQVAQIITFNTMAAKAAIKDVGRALDMPYGEVDRIAKMIPTTIGITIDQALKDSPSLAGAYEGDPKIKELIDAALRLEGLVRGAGVHAAGVVIAPKPLTELVPVTRAKNDDIVTAYDMKAVEKMGLLKMDFLGLTTLTVIDDALKLIKSTTGTDVDMAMVPLDDAKTYEQVYHRALTSGVFQFESGGMRDVLRRYKPNTVEDLTALNALYRPGPIQGGMIDDFIERKWGRRAVSYELPELEMILRETLGVIVYQEQVMQISNVLAGYSLGDSDLLRRAMGKKDPAEMAKQRDRFMSGAAANKHPKDTAGKIFDLMAQFAGYGFNKSHSAAYALLAYHTAWLKTHYPVEFMAALLTSETSKPENVVKYISECREMNISVVPPNVQVSDANFTPIETPGGAAIGFGLAAIKNVGHNAIESIIAARTALQAAGKKGFSSLWEFCEKVDLRLLNKRVLESLIKAGAMDVFGGRAALCAALDKAMERAQKSQRDEAAGQHGLFGIFDADIHSPSSHNGEEALPSVAEWDEHTRLQNEKEVLGFFVSGHPMDKYREKLRNMKVVDTATACEMKPEPQVFRRGRSEEPQNEISIAGVITGLKVAKSKRSGEMYAQASLEDTVGKIELIAFPQSYEKLAEKLKIDVPVVVRGVLRGEEDSAPKLAVSSIQALEDVKIKLPDSLRIKVPLHNPDAALLEKLHAILVGAPGKGKLLLDLEEPGEFCAVLEPHNCLVAADRLFIDQVEELVGRGGVRIID, encoded by the coding sequence ATGGCAGCAGAGTTTACTCACCTTCATCTTCATACTGACTACTCACTCCTCGATGGCGCCTGCGACGTAGATAAACTTGCCGGGCATTTGAGCAAGATTGGCCAGACAGCGGCTGCGATGACCGACCACGGAAATATCTATGGCGCGGTGCACTTTTTCGAAGCGATGCAGAAGAAGGGAATCAAGCCGATTCTCGGGTGCGAACTTTACATCTGCAAGAACGACGATCATCGTGCCGCGCCGGAGGGAGATAAGTATAACCACCTGTTGGTGCTGGCAGAGAATCAGGAGGGCTATCGCAATCTGGTTCGGCTGACGAGCGAGGCGGCGCTGCATGGGTTCTATCGAAAGCCGCGCGTGTCGAAGGATTTTCTTGCGAAACATTCGGAGGGCTTGATTGGATTCTCGGGCTGTCTTGCGGGTGAGGTGAATCAGTTTTTGATGGAGGACAAGTACGAGGAGGCGAAGCGTATTGCTGGCTTTTATCAGGATCTTTTCGGTAAAGGCAACTATTTTCTCGAGATTCAGGACCATGGACTGGCGCCGGATAAGGGCGTCTGCGATGCGTTGTTCAAGATGGAGCGCGAGCTTGATATTCCTCTGATCGCGACCAATGATAGCCACTATGTCGCTTCGGATGATTCGCGAGCGCATGAGATTCTACTCTGCGTGCAGACGGCCGGCAGCATGAACGACCCGAAGCGATTCAAGTTCGATACGCAGGAGTTTTACATCAAGAGCGCGGAGGAGATGCTGCGGACTTTCTCGCAGAATCCCGAGGTCTGCACACGGACAATGCAGTTTATTGAACGATGCAACGTAAAGATGTTGAAGGTGGACAATCCGTTTCCGGATTTCAACGTGCCTGAGGGAGAGACGCTTGATACCTACTTTGAGCAGGTGTGCCGCAAGGGCCTGGAGATGCGCCTCGAAACGGCTGTTGCCCATCTGCGTTCCCGGGGATTGTTGAAAAAAACGATTCCTGAGTATCACGAGCGGCTGGACCGCGAGCTGAACATCATCAAACAGATGAAGTTTCCTGGTTATTTCATGATTGTCTGGGACTTTATCAAGTATGCGCGCGAGCAAAGGATTCCAGTGGGACCGGGGCGTGGATCGGCTGCGGGTTCATTGGTGGCTTACGTGATGCAGATTACGGATATCGATCCGCTGCAGAATGAACTGTTGTTTGAGCGTTTTCTGAATCCGGAGCGCGTGTCGATGCCGGATATCGATATCGACTTCTGCATGAACCGGCGTGGTGAGGTGATTGAGTACGTCAACCGAAAGTATGGGCGGGATCAGGTTGCGCAGATTATTACGTTCAACACGATGGCGGCCAAGGCTGCGATCAAGGACGTGGGACGTGCGCTGGATATGCCGTATGGCGAGGTCGACCGGATCGCGAAGATGATTCCGACTACGATTGGGATCACGATCGATCAGGCTTTGAAGGATTCGCCTTCGTTGGCAGGGGCGTATGAGGGCGATCCGAAGATTAAGGAGTTGATCGATGCGGCGCTGCGGCTGGAGGGACTTGTTCGCGGCGCGGGCGTGCATGCGGCGGGTGTCGTGATTGCGCCGAAGCCGCTGACGGAGTTGGTTCCGGTGACGCGTGCGAAGAACGACGATATCGTCACAGCATATGACATGAAGGCTGTCGAGAAGATGGGGCTTCTGAAGATGGACTTCCTCGGACTGACGACGCTGACGGTGATTGATGATGCGTTGAAGCTGATCAAGTCGACGACGGGTACGGATGTCGATATGGCGATGGTTCCGCTGGATGATGCGAAGACGTATGAGCAGGTGTATCACCGGGCGCTGACCTCGGGTGTGTTTCAGTTTGAGTCGGGCGGGATGCGAGATGTGTTGCGGCGATATAAGCCGAACACGGTTGAGGACCTGACTGCTTTGAACGCGCTGTATCGTCCGGGGCCGATTCAGGGTGGCATGATCGACGACTTCATCGAGCGCAAGTGGGGACGGCGGGCGGTGAGTTATGAGCTGCCTGAACTGGAGATGATTCTTCGCGAGACGCTGGGGGTCATTGTGTACCAGGAGCAGGTGATGCAGATCTCAAACGTGCTGGCGGGCTACTCACTGGGCGATTCGGACCTGCTGCGGCGGGCGATGGGGAAGAAGGATCCCGCGGAGATGGCGAAGCAGCGCGATCGCTTCATGAGTGGCGCGGCGGCGAATAAACATCCGAAGGATACGGCAGGGAAGATCTTTGACCTGATGGCGCAGTTTGCCGGATATGGCTTCAATAAGTCACATTCGGCTGCGTATGCGCTGCTGGCCTATCACACGGCGTGGTTGAAGACGCATTATCCGGTGGAGTTTATGGCGGCTCTGCTCACGAGCGAAACGTCGAAGCCGGAGAACGTGGTGAAGTACATCTCGGAGTGCCGCGAGATGAATATCTCGGTGGTGCCGCCGAATGTGCAGGTTTCGGATGCGAACTTTACTCCGATCGAAACACCCGGTGGGGCTGCGATCGGATTTGGGTTGGCAGCGATCAAAAATGTTGGGCATAACGCGATTGAGTCGATCATTGCGGCGCGGACGGCGCTGCAGGCTGCGGGAAAGAAGGGGTTCTCCAGCTTGTGGGAGTTCTGCGAGAAAGTTGACCTGCGGCTGCTGAATAAGCGTGTGCTGGAGTCTCTGATCAAAGCTGGCGCGATGGATGTGTTTGGCGGCCGGGCGGCGTTGTGCGCTGCTCTGGATAAGGCGATGGAGCGGGCACAGAAGTCTCAACGCGATGAGGCGGCTGGGCAGCATGGCTTGTTTGGAATCTTCGATGCGGATATTCATTCTCCTTCTTCGCACAATGGTGAGGAGGCACTGCCAAGCGTTGCGGAGTGGGACGAACACACACGTTTGCAGAATGAAAAAGAGGTGCTGGGATTCTTTGTGTCCGGGCATCCGATGGATAAGTATCGCGAGAAGCTTCGGAACATGAAGGTTGTCGATACAGCGACGGCCTGCGAGATGAAGCCTGAGCCGCAGGTATTTCGACGAGGACGAAGTGAAGAGCCGCAGAATGAGATCTCTATTGCGGGCGTGATTACAGGCCTGAAGGTCGCGAAGTCGAAGCGCTCGGGGGAGATGTATGCGCAGGCTTCGCTTGAGGATACGGTGGGTAAGATCGAGTTGATCGCGTTTCCGCAATCGTACGAGAAGCTTGCGGAGAAGTTAAAGATCGATGTGCCCGTGGTGGTTCGGGGCGTGTTGCGCGGCGAAGAGGATTCGGCGCCGAAGCTTGCCGTTTCGAGCATTCAGGCGCTGGAGGATGTAAAGATCAAGCTGCCGGATTCGTTGCGGATCAAGGTTCCCCTGCATAATCCTGATGCGGCGCTGCTTGAGAAGCTGCATGCCATCCTGGTTGGAGCTCCTGGCAAAGGAAAGCTGCTGCTAGATCTCGAAGAGCCGGGGGAGTTTTGTGCGGTGCTTGAACCCCACAACTGCCTGGTCGCCGCGGATCGGCTTTTCATCGATCAGGTGGAGGAACTGGTGGGCCGCGGAGGGGTTCGCATCATCGACTAG